Proteins from a genomic interval of Paenibacillus sp. FSL R5-0623:
- a CDS encoding 2-dehydropantoate 2-reductase N-terminal domain-containing protein yields MKILVYGAGVLGSQLAHVLVRGGNEVTILARGKRAEELEKDGIVIRHVFQFKTTVDQVRVARTLEVDDQYDLIFVVMKYNDFPSVLPILADNQSSNIVIVGNNADARSMQNFLEENSRVAKRVAFGFHVSGGKREKDRMLSIGGGSGQMVIGSLDGEIGFKPLLDQAFRHVKYKLNVLSDIDAWLKSHIIPILMLNAVSFNEKRELIKLDGNRKQIQHMIRAMDEGFSVLEAMGITIIPEIQAKMIRKHQRMLYLLLKIYSMLPVHKLVAGSFGEIEALNNAFTDWKKTTGIPTPHWDVLKRDFTILK; encoded by the coding sequence ATGAAGATATTAGTGTATGGGGCTGGGGTTTTGGGCAGTCAACTGGCACACGTTCTGGTGCGCGGCGGCAATGAAGTCACCATTCTGGCTAGAGGGAAGCGGGCAGAGGAGCTGGAGAAGGATGGAATCGTCATCCGGCATGTTTTTCAATTCAAAACGACAGTTGATCAGGTTCGGGTAGCCAGAACGTTGGAAGTGGATGATCAATATGATCTGATTTTTGTTGTCATGAAATATAATGATTTTCCTTCTGTGTTACCTATTCTGGCAGACAATCAGAGCAGCAATATTGTGATTGTGGGAAACAACGCAGATGCGCGAAGCATGCAAAACTTTTTGGAGGAAAACAGCAGGGTAGCAAAACGGGTCGCGTTTGGATTCCATGTGAGTGGAGGGAAGAGGGAAAAGGACCGAATGTTATCGATCGGTGGAGGTAGCGGACAAATGGTAATCGGCAGTCTGGACGGAGAGATAGGCTTTAAACCTTTGCTGGATCAAGCTTTCCGACATGTGAAATACAAGTTAAATGTTCTGAGCGATATTGATGCCTGGCTGAAAAGTCATATCATCCCCATTCTGATGCTTAATGCGGTGAGTTTTAATGAGAAGCGCGAATTGATCAAGTTGGACGGGAACAGAAAGCAAATCCAACATATGATTAGGGCGATGGATGAGGGCTTCAGCGTACTTGAGGCTATGGGCATAACGATTATACCGGAGATTCAGGCTAAAATGATACGCAAGCATCAACGGATGTTGTACCTTCTGTTGAAGATCTATAGCATGCTTCCGGTTCATAAGCTGGTCGCGGGTTCTTTTGGAGAGATTGAGGCGTTAAATAATGCATTTACCGATTGGAAAAAGACAACAGGCATCCCGACTCCCCATTGGGACGTGCTGAAAAGAGATTTTACTATCCTTAAATGA
- a CDS encoding NPP1 family protein produces MKKIVLMLLVSLMACIPWVTVIEAAEINHDQVVGFQEVTPLTVTQQAAKRFQPFLKVYHGCVPFPAVDQQGNTSAGLNTSGSSNGNCSSSTGQIYSRSAWHNGVWAIMYSWYFPKDSPSSGLGHRHDWEGIVVWVDNPAAANSKILSIAYSGHGQFTNVTPSNNNTQGNHPLISYNSTWPLNHELGVTNAVGGTQPLIGWDDLTSAARNALNTTDFGSANVPMNDNNFTNNLNKAWFR; encoded by the coding sequence ATGAAAAAAATCGTGTTAATGCTCTTGGTTTCGCTTATGGCCTGTATTCCTTGGGTCACTGTTATTGAAGCGGCAGAAATTAATCATGATCAGGTAGTCGGATTCCAGGAAGTTACGCCTTTGACCGTAACACAACAAGCAGCCAAGCGTTTTCAGCCTTTTCTAAAAGTCTATCATGGATGTGTGCCTTTTCCCGCAGTGGATCAACAGGGCAATACCAGTGCTGGCTTGAATACGTCCGGGTCATCGAATGGGAACTGTAGCTCAAGTACAGGCCAGATCTACTCCCGCTCCGCATGGCACAATGGGGTGTGGGCTATCATGTATTCGTGGTATTTCCCGAAAGACTCTCCTTCCTCTGGACTCGGCCATCGTCATGATTGGGAAGGAATCGTCGTGTGGGTCGATAATCCGGCAGCAGCCAATTCCAAAATCCTCTCTATCGCATATTCCGGTCACGGACAGTTCACCAACGTCACTCCGAGCAATAACAATACACAAGGTAATCATCCGTTGATTTCCTATAATAGTACCTGGCCACTTAACCATGAGCTTGGCGTTACTAATGCTGTGGGTGGAACTCAGCCTTTAATCGGATGGGACGATCTGACTTCTGCGGCACGGAATGCACTCAACACCACGGACTTTGGCAGTGCCAACGTACCTATGAACGATAACAATTTCACGAACAATTTGAACAAGGCCTGGTTTAGATAA
- a CDS encoding DUF4395 domain-containing protein — translation MRYVKANQVGIVLFVLLSFVFNPLVVLGLLWTIQVVGLASSGKLNLFVQIGKAVLTGKGTETQAVELQRFNNILAVLFLSLAFISFSLGWVGAGYVFSVMLLAAASAALLGYCVGCTVYFWYKQLRAGRKIGF, via the coding sequence ATGCGCTATGTGAAAGCGAATCAGGTCGGTATTGTATTATTTGTTTTACTCTCGTTTGTGTTCAATCCGCTGGTAGTTCTGGGCTTGCTGTGGACCATTCAGGTGGTTGGTCTGGCTTCCAGTGGCAAACTTAATCTGTTTGTGCAAATTGGGAAAGCTGTGTTGACTGGTAAAGGTACAGAGACGCAGGCGGTGGAGCTGCAGCGATTCAACAATATTCTGGCCGTGCTCTTCCTGTCTCTGGCATTCATCTCGTTCTCGCTTGGCTGGGTAGGCGCAGGGTATGTATTCTCCGTCATGCTTCTCGCGGCTGCAAGTGCGGCCCTGCTGGGTTATTGTGTAGGCTGCACCGTCTATTTCTGGTATAAACAGCTGCGTGCAGGCAGAAAAATCGGATTTTGA
- a CDS encoding TetR/AcrR family transcriptional regulator C-terminal domain-containing protein, giving the protein MDRRVLKTRKAIIEAFVGLLEEQEFEQITINDIADRANVNRGTIYLHYADKFDLLDQCIETYLQQLLDACMIESSTTTPVTAKDALLRTFCYLEQHASTYTTLLTKKGIPAFRSKLMTLLVQGVEEQMDACGIQEGMKKEITIQFLASAAVGLLEWWIMNSMPYPAEEIVDQLISLLELHLQLHAPING; this is encoded by the coding sequence ATGGACAGACGAGTACTCAAGACACGAAAGGCGATAATTGAAGCTTTTGTGGGGTTACTGGAGGAACAGGAATTCGAGCAAATTACGATAAACGATATTGCTGATCGGGCTAATGTAAACCGAGGAACCATCTATTTGCATTACGCTGACAAGTTCGACCTGTTGGATCAATGCATTGAGACCTATTTGCAGCAGTTGTTGGATGCCTGCATGATCGAAAGCTCTACTACAACACCCGTTACGGCCAAGGATGCGCTTCTCAGAACTTTCTGTTATCTGGAACAACATGCCTCTACCTATACCACACTTCTAACCAAAAAAGGTATTCCGGCATTCCGTAGTAAGTTGATGACATTGTTGGTCCAGGGAGTGGAGGAACAGATGGATGCCTGTGGCATCCAGGAAGGTATGAAAAAAGAGATCACCATACAGTTTCTTGCTTCCGCTGCAGTTGGTCTTCTGGAGTGGTGGATTATGAATTCCATGCCTTATCCGGCTGAGGAGATCGTTGACCAATTAATAAGTTTACTGGAGCTACATCTGCAATTGCACGCACCCATTAATGGATAA